Sequence from the Nitrosospira multiformis genome:
AGCGGTTTTCTGGACGATATTGCTGCTTGCCCTGACAGTGGCTGGCGCATGGGAATGGAGCAAGCTCGCAAAATTCTCTCTCACATATTCCATCACTTATCTGCTTCTTACCGCAATAGTAGGCGGAGAGTTATTGTTTACATTGAGCGACGCGGTTTTGTCCGATCCCTACACGCCGTTATTTCTCTGGTTTTACGTCGCCTCATCGGTATTCTGGGTGCTGGGCGCTCCCTGTTTGCTGAAATCTAATCGTTCCATCAGGAATCCAATTCTATTGTCATTGACAGGCTGGATATTGCTATTGCCCACTTGCCTTGCCTTATTTCAGCTGCGGGCCATCGACCCGTTGCTCCTGCTAGGTTTCATGGCTACGGTCTGGATTTCGGATACCGCGGCGTATTTTACGGGGCGTGCATGGGGAAAGCGCAAGCTTGCGCCTGGCATCAGCCCCGGCAAGACTTGGGAAGGGGTGGCAGGAGCACTGGTGGCGGTCACATTTTACGCCGTGGCGTGGAGTTATATCGCCGGAGAAAAAGCCCATGGGTTATTACTGGTTCCGTTGTTGCTCGTGCTTGTCCTGATGGGCATTATCGGTGACCTGTTCGAGTCATTGATGAAACGTCATGCCGGAGTTAAGGATAGCGGCAATATTTTACCTGGTCACGGTGGTATACTTGATCGCATCGATGCGCTCACGTCAACTCTGCCGATAGCTGCTTTGGCACTCTTATTTTTACAATCCGAACTATGATAGCCACTCGTCATCTCACAATTCTTGGCTCTACCGGCACCATAGGCGTGAATACGCTGGATGTGGTCGCACGTCATCCCGGCCGGTTTCATGTTGTTGCGCTTACCGCCAACAATAACGCAAAAAAAATGCTGGAACAATGCCGTCACTTCCAGCCACGCTACGCGGTGATGCTGGATGCGGTCAGCGCCGAATGGCTGAAGTCGGAGATTCGTACGGCTGGACTCGTCACCGAGGTGCTATCCGGTGTTGAATCGCTGGAGAAGGTGGCGTCGCTGCCCGAGGTGGATACAGTGATGGCGGCGATCGTCGGTGCCGCTGGCATACGCCCCACATTTGCCGCCGCCGGCGCGGGCAAGCATGTACTGCTTGCCAACAAGGAAACCCTGGTGATGGCCGGGCGGATTTTCATGGATGTCGTTAAGCAGAATCGTGCCACACTGCTGCCGATAGACAGCGAACATAACGCCATCTTCCAGTCATTACCACAGAATTTCTCTGGAGATCTGGGTGCGGCCGGCGTGCGCCGTATTTTGCTGACTGCCTCTGGCGGGCCATTCAGGCAATTATCACTCAGCTCATTGGATGATGTAACGCCGGGGCAGGCTTGTGCTCATCCCAATTGGGTGATGGGACAGAAGATTTCGGTTGATTCCGCCACTATGATGAACAAGGGCCTTGAAGTCATCGAAGCCCACTGGTTGTTTGATGCGGCGCCTGAGCAGATTCAGGTGGTAATCCATCCGCAAAGCATCATTCATTCCATGGTTGAATATGTGGATGGTTCGGTACTGGCACAACTTGGCAATCCCGACATGCGCACCCCGATTGCCCATGCCTTGGGTTTTCCTGAGAGAATCGAGACCGGTGTAGCTCCTCTGGACATGTTCAAAGTAGCGCGGCTGGATTTTGAGGCTCCTGATTTCAAACGCTTTCCCTGTTTGAGGCTTGCATATCAAGCACTGGCCGCCGGGGGCAGTGCGCCGGCAATCCTTAACGCCGCTAACGAAGTGGCGGTAGAATCCTTTCTCAAGTGCCGGATGCCATTTACCGCGATTCCAGCCATGATTGAACACGTTATGGAGGCGGTAAGCCGCAAGGACATCGCCACGCTAAATGATGTGCTGATGGCAGATGACGCGGCGCGTGAAGCCGCACATGAATGGCTGGCTTGCCTGGTATAAGGTGCCTGGCTTATCGGCTTCCGGAACGGGCCCGGCAGCCGTTTTACGCGCCGGCCTGGAGCCGGCGAAGCGGCCCGGGCGAGGAATGAGATCTTACCGTACCCCCGGTAAATGGACCGCAGGTTTATCATTAACGAACCGGCGTGTTCTTTTTCGTTCTCTGCTTGTTACCCGCCTGATTTTTTCCTTCCGATTTCGTGGGCTCAGTCTCTTTTTTGATGAGACGACCATGCAGATCGTCTCTTTACCGAAATCTCTTTTGTGTCATGATCGTTGTCGTTTTGCATGGGTATGACTTTTTTTTCCACAATCATTGCTTTTGTCGTTGCCCTGGGGTTGCTGATCGTATTTCACGAATTCGGCCATTACCTGGTGGCACGCTGGTGCGGAGTGAAGGTATTACGTTTTTCCATCGGTTTCGGCCGGCCATTATTAACGAAGCGCTGGGGAAATGATCAAACCGAATGGGTAGTGGCTGCCCTTCCCCTGGGCGGTTACGTCAAGATGCTCGATGAGCGTGAAGGTGAGGTCGCGCCCGAGGATCTGACGCGATCGTTCAACCGCAAACCGGTGGCACACCGGTTCGCAATTGTCGCGGCAGGGCCGGTCGCGAATTTTTTGCTGGCGATCATATTGTACTGGGTGCTATTCATGCTGGGCGTCAGTGGCATGAAACCTGTGGTAGGGCCGATCGCTCCCGCGACACCCGCCGCGTTTGCGGCTTTCGAGAGGGGGGAGACGATAGTAAAGATCGGAACCGAACCCGTCGCTACCTGGCAGGATGCTCGCTGGGTGCTGTTGTCGCATGCGGTGGAAAGATCTCCTGCCGTAATCGTCGACGTCATTGACCGGAGCGGAGAGATCGTTTCGCGGCAGTTGGATTTGAGCAGTATGCAGTCCGGCGACCTGGATGGGGATTTTTTGCGAAAGATCGGTCTGAGCAGTTATCAACCGGCAATAAAGCCCATTATTGCGAAGGTCACTGCGGACAGCGCGGGTAGTCGCGCCGGCTTGCTGCCGGGTGATGAGATCGTGTCGGTGAATGGGTCGAAGACCACGCTCTGGGAGGAAGTGGTGCAAAGGATACGAACCAGCCCGGGAGTGCCGTTGGCGCTGGAAATTCAACGTAACAACAGAATCACCAATATAGAAGTTGTTCCCGATACTACCACCGAAAACGGAGAAAAAATCGGCAGAATCGGCATTGGACCGAAAATCGATCAGGATGAATTGGAAAAACTGCTGATAAAGGTCAGCTATCCAGCCGGACCGGCCTTAATCAAGGCTGTGCATAAAACCTGGGAAATGTCGGTGTTTACGCTCCAGATGCTCTGGAAAATGGTGGTCGGAGAAGTATCGTGGAAGAATGTGAGCGGGCCTATTACCATCGCCGACTATGCCGGTAAGTCGGCCCAAATGGGACTTGCGTCTTATCTTGGCTTTCTTGCGCTCATCAGTATCAGTCTGGGGGTGTTGAATTTGTTACCTATTCCCATACTGGATGGAGGCCATTTAATGTATTATGTCGTCGAAATCGTCAAGGGCAGTCCGCTTTCTGTCAGAGCTACGGAGATTGGTCAGCAGGTAGGGATGGCGCTGTTATTTACCCTGATGGCTTTTGCCATATATAACGATGTCAGTCGGCTCATCTCCAGTTAAAGCATGAATGTCAAGTATGAAAGTCAAATATCTCGTGGCGCTTGTTTCTGCATGTTGCGCTTCGGTTTCATGGGCTCTTGAGCCATTCGTAGTCAAGGATATACGGGTGGAAGGCATACAACGCACTGAAGCGGGAACGGTGTTCAGTTATTTGCCGGTTAAGGTGGGCGATACACTTGACGATGAAAAGGCCGCAACCGCCATCAAGACACTCTATGCGACCGGTTTCTTCAAGGATGTTCGACTGGAATCGGACAATGGTGTTCTGCTTGTAGTGGTGGAAGAACGTCCGGCTATTGCTCAGATTACTATTGTCGGTGCCAAGGAGTTCGAGAAGGATAAGCTGAAAGAAGGGTTGAAACAGGCAGGTCTGGCGGAATCACGCATCTTTGACCGCTCGATGCTGGATAAGGCCGAGCAGGAATTAAAGCAACAATACCTCAGCCGCGGGAAATATGGCGTCAAGATCACCACCACGACCACTCCACTTGACCGTAATCGTATAGGTATCAACTTTGACGTGGATGAAGGAAAAACCGCCAAGATCCGCAAGATCAATATTGTCGGCAATAAAAATTTCAAGGAAAAGGAGTTGCTGGACGCGATCGTGCTGCGAACGCCTGGCTTGCTGACTTGGTTCACCAAGGAAGATCAGTATTCGAAACAGAAGCTGGGGGCCGATTTGGAGTCTCTGCGCTCTTTTTATCTCAATCGCGGCTATCTGGAATTCAACATCGAATCGACCCAGGTATCCATTACCTCCGATATGCAGGATATTTACATTACGATAAATATCGTCGAGGGTAATAAATACACAGTTTCCGAGATTAAGCTCGCCGGCGAAATGCTGTTGCCGGAAGATGAATTGCGCAAGTTCATAAAATTGGCGCCGGGTAGCGTATTTGCAAGGGAAAAGCTGACCGAATCCGTCAAGCTCATTACCGACCGGCTGGGTGATGATGGTTACGCGTTTGCAAATGTCAATGCGTCACCGCAACTGGATCAAGAAAAACACGAGGTGGCGTTTACTTTTTTTATTGATCCGGGCCGCCGCGTTTACGTGAGACGTATCAATATAACAGGTAACAATCGCACACGGGATGAGGTGATTCGACGGGAAATGCGTCAATTCGAAGGAGGGTGGTATTCAACCTCCAAAATCAACCAATCCAAGCTACGCGTTGACAGATTGAATTATTTTAATGCTGTCAACATAGAAACGCCGGCTGTTCCCAATGCCACCGATCAGATCGATGTAAACGTCGAGGTCAAGGAAAAGGCAACGGGCGCCGTCATGTTCGGAGCGGGTTACTCCAATATGGAAGGCTTGATACTAAGCGGTTCCGTTGCCCAGGACAACATATTCGGAACCGGAAAATTCGTCAACCTCATGGTCAATACCGGCAGCGTAAACAAGACCTACTCGCTCTCCTACACGGATCCTTATTTTACGCGTCACGGGATAACCGGGGGGTTTGATATTTACAAGCGGGTGCTCAATACACGTTCGCTATCCTCGGTAAGTACTTTTAATACCGATACCACAGGAGCTGGCCTGCGTTTTGGCATTCCGCTGAATGAGAATGACAGTATCATGACCGGTCTTGGTATCGAAAATACGAAAATCGATCTGGGTCCTAACAGCCCGCAACGTAATATCGATTTTGTGGAAAAATTCGGAAGCAGCACCATCAACATACCGTTGACTCTGAGCTGGCGGCGCGATGGCCGCGACAGCGCCATCTGGACCACCTCGGGTACCACTCAGCGGGTATTTGCAGAAACGGGTTTGCCGGGCGGCGACCTGACCTATTACAAATTGGATTATCAACTCAAGTGGTATTATCCACTCACCAATATTTTTACCCTCTTGTTGCACGGGGAACTTGGATACGGTGATGGCTACAACGGAAAAGATCTTCCTTTTTTCAAGAATTTCTTTGCCGGCGGCAATACTTCGGTGCGTGGCTACAACATCAGCTCGTTAGGTCCTCGTGATGCCAATAACAGAACGCTGGGAGGTAATAAGCGCGCAGTGGGCAGTGTTGAAATACTGTTTCCGATGCCTGGCATGCGGAACGACAGATCAGTGCGCCTGAGCGCGTTCTTGGACGGCGGCACCGTATGGGGTCCTGACGGCCAGATACCTCAGGCGGAAGGGCTGCGTTATTCCACGGGAATTGCGGTTACCTGGATTTCTCCGATGGGGCCGCTTAAAGTCAGTATCGCCCAACCGATAAATAACCAACCCGGGGATAACTTGCAGCGGTTCCAGTTTCAATTTGGACAGCAGTTCTAATTAAACGGATAAGCAGGAGACAAAATTGAAGCATAAGGTTCAATGGCGGCGAACTTTGACGGCGGCATGCATGACTATCGTTTTCGCCAGCGGATTCTTTGACGCCCATGCGGATGATATCAAGATTGGTGTGGTCGATACCGAGAGAATACTGGCTGAATCGGCACCTGCGGTCAGGGCGTTGAAGAAGATAGAAAAGGAATTCCTGCCGCGCGACCAGGAAATCAAGAAGATGGCATCACAGGCGAAAATTCTTCAGGAGCTTCTGGAAACAGAAGGTAAGGCCATGCCGGAGGCGGATCGGCGTAACAAAGAGCGCGATCTCGCCACGCTCAATCGAGAACATCAGCGGGCCCAGCGGCAGATGCGCGAGGACCTGAGTTTGCGTCAGAATGACGAAGTTGCCACGCTGCAACTGAGCGCCAGTAAAGCAATTCAAATTATCGCGGAAACGGAAAAGTATGACTTGATATTGCCCTTGCGGGATCTGGTTTACCGCAGTCAGCGCATGGACATTACCGAGAAGGTTATCAAAGCGCTGGCAGACAAATAGCAGTCAATTTTTTTCCAGCCGGTGCTGTCGCGACGGTGTCAGCCATCACCCATCCATAGGGAAGAGAGTTTGAAAGTTTGTGCCGTTGCACGTTGCGTCTTGTCCCGACAACCGAATACCCCCACCCCGTCCAACTACCGGATTTAAGATTATGAATATCCATGAAATTCTGCAATACCTGCCTCATCGCTATCCGTTTCTTCTGGTGGATCGCGTTCTCTCCTGTGAGCCAGGGAAGAACATAGTTGCACTCAAGAACGTGACGATTAACGAGCCCTTCTTTGGCGGTCATTTTCCCCACCATCCGGTTATGCCAGGCGTGCTGATTATCGAAGCGCTGGCGCAGGCTGCGGCGATCCTGACGCTCAAGACGATGAATGTGAAAGTCGATGAAAATTCGATATATTATTTTGTCGGCATAGACAGGGCCCGTTTCAAGCAACCGGTCCAGGCGGGTGACCAATTGATACTCAAGGCGACGATAGAGCGGCAGCGAATCGGTATCTGGAAGTATTCCGCCCAGGCGGAAGTGGATGGCCGTATTGTTACCGAGGCTGAGTTGATGTGCACGGTGCGAAGCAAGGAGCCGTAGCGGATATACCGGATATACCTGGACGAGCCTTATCGTCCGCTTGAGTGCGCGGGATCGCAGCCAGTTGGCACTGGCCGGTTCCTTTATCGTCACCGACCGAGAATTGGGGATTGTGAGAAATGCCAGCTGAAGGGATCAACCGGGTTTGCGGCGTGGACGAGGCTGGCAGAGGGCCATTAGCAGGGCCGGTGTTCGCCGCCTGCGTGGTACTTAATCCGGACCATAGAATAGAGGGTTTGGCGGATTCAAAAACACTCAGTGAAAGTCAGCGCAACAGGCTGACCATTGCCATTAAAACCTATTCGGTGGCCTGGGCTATTGGTTTCGCATCCGTTAACGAAATCGACCGGCTAAATATTCTGCAGGCAAGCCTGCTTGCCATGAAACGCGCGGTGGAAGGCCTGTCATTTATTCCTGGTAGAGTATTGGTGGATGGGA
This genomic interval carries:
- a CDS encoding phosphatidate cytidylyltransferase — translated: MLKTRIFTAAIMLLLFLAALFYLSAVFWTILLLALTVAGAWEWSKLAKFSLTYSITYLLLTAIVGGELLFTLSDAVLSDPYTPLFLWFYVASSVFWVLGAPCLLKSNRSIRNPILLSLTGWILLLPTCLALFQLRAIDPLLLLGFMATVWISDTAAYFTGRAWGKRKLAPGISPGKTWEGVAGALVAVTFYAVAWSYIAGEKAHGLLLVPLLLVLVLMGIIGDLFESLMKRHAGVKDSGNILPGHGGILDRIDALTSTLPIAALALLFLQSEL
- the ispC gene encoding 1-deoxy-D-xylulose-5-phosphate reductoisomerase is translated as MIATRHLTILGSTGTIGVNTLDVVARHPGRFHVVALTANNNAKKMLEQCRHFQPRYAVMLDAVSAEWLKSEIRTAGLVTEVLSGVESLEKVASLPEVDTVMAAIVGAAGIRPTFAAAGAGKHVLLANKETLVMAGRIFMDVVKQNRATLLPIDSEHNAIFQSLPQNFSGDLGAAGVRRILLTASGGPFRQLSLSSLDDVTPGQACAHPNWVMGQKISVDSATMMNKGLEVIEAHWLFDAAPEQIQVVIHPQSIIHSMVEYVDGSVLAQLGNPDMRTPIAHALGFPERIETGVAPLDMFKVARLDFEAPDFKRFPCLRLAYQALAAGGSAPAILNAANEVAVESFLKCRMPFTAIPAMIEHVMEAVSRKDIATLNDVLMADDAAREAAHEWLACLV
- the rseP gene encoding RIP metalloprotease RseP, with amino-acid sequence MTFFSTIIAFVVALGLLIVFHEFGHYLVARWCGVKVLRFSIGFGRPLLTKRWGNDQTEWVVAALPLGGYVKMLDEREGEVAPEDLTRSFNRKPVAHRFAIVAAGPVANFLLAIILYWVLFMLGVSGMKPVVGPIAPATPAAFAAFERGETIVKIGTEPVATWQDARWVLLSHAVERSPAVIVDVIDRSGEIVSRQLDLSSMQSGDLDGDFLRKIGLSSYQPAIKPIIAKVTADSAGSRAGLLPGDEIVSVNGSKTTLWEEVVQRIRTSPGVPLALEIQRNNRITNIEVVPDTTTENGEKIGRIGIGPKIDQDELEKLLIKVSYPAGPALIKAVHKTWEMSVFTLQMLWKMVVGEVSWKNVSGPITIADYAGKSAQMGLASYLGFLALISISLGVLNLLPIPILDGGHLMYYVVEIVKGSPLSVRATEIGQQVGMALLFTLMAFAIYNDVSRLISS
- the bamA gene encoding outer membrane protein assembly factor BamA, giving the protein MKVKYLVALVSACCASVSWALEPFVVKDIRVEGIQRTEAGTVFSYLPVKVGDTLDDEKAATAIKTLYATGFFKDVRLESDNGVLLVVVEERPAIAQITIVGAKEFEKDKLKEGLKQAGLAESRIFDRSMLDKAEQELKQQYLSRGKYGVKITTTTTPLDRNRIGINFDVDEGKTAKIRKINIVGNKNFKEKELLDAIVLRTPGLLTWFTKEDQYSKQKLGADLESLRSFYLNRGYLEFNIESTQVSITSDMQDIYITINIVEGNKYTVSEIKLAGEMLLPEDELRKFIKLAPGSVFAREKLTESVKLITDRLGDDGYAFANVNASPQLDQEKHEVAFTFFIDPGRRVYVRRINITGNNRTRDEVIRREMRQFEGGWYSTSKINQSKLRVDRLNYFNAVNIETPAVPNATDQIDVNVEVKEKATGAVMFGAGYSNMEGLILSGSVAQDNIFGTGKFVNLMVNTGSVNKTYSLSYTDPYFTRHGITGGFDIYKRVLNTRSLSSVSTFNTDTTGAGLRFGIPLNENDSIMTGLGIENTKIDLGPNSPQRNIDFVEKFGSSTINIPLTLSWRRDGRDSAIWTTSGTTQRVFAETGLPGGDLTYYKLDYQLKWYYPLTNIFTLLLHGELGYGDGYNGKDLPFFKNFFAGGNTSVRGYNISSLGPRDANNRTLGGNKRAVGSVEILFPMPGMRNDRSVRLSAFLDGGTVWGPDGQIPQAEGLRYSTGIAVTWISPMGPLKVSIAQPINNQPGDNLQRFQFQFGQQF
- a CDS encoding OmpH family outer membrane protein — protein: MKHKVQWRRTLTAACMTIVFASGFFDAHADDIKIGVVDTERILAESAPAVRALKKIEKEFLPRDQEIKKMASQAKILQELLETEGKAMPEADRRNKERDLATLNREHQRAQRQMREDLSLRQNDEVATLQLSASKAIQIIAETEKYDLILPLRDLVYRSQRMDITEKVIKALADK
- the fabZ gene encoding 3-hydroxyacyl-ACP dehydratase FabZ, coding for MNIHEILQYLPHRYPFLLVDRVLSCEPGKNIVALKNVTINEPFFGGHFPHHPVMPGVLIIEALAQAAAILTLKTMNVKVDENSIYYFVGIDRARFKQPVQAGDQLILKATIERQRIGIWKYSAQAEVDGRIVTEAELMCTVRSKEP
- the rnhB gene encoding ribonuclease HII — encoded protein: MPAEGINRVCGVDEAGRGPLAGPVFAACVVLNPDHRIEGLADSKTLSESQRNRLTIAIKTYSVAWAIGFASVNEIDRLNILQASLLAMKRAVEGLSFIPGRVLVDGNHSPRLTCPVTTIIRGDSLIPEISAASILAKTARDAEMVALHQRFPHYGFDRHKGYSTKEHIAALRVHGASAVHRHSFAPVRELIINGKAQQAKI